A window of Methanophagales archaeon genomic DNA:
TCTGGTCTGTTTGGTCTATTTCGTTGATCTGGTTGATTTTGTTCATCTAGTTTACCTGGTGCGTGGGGGCCTAATTTTTAGGCTTTTCTTATATAATGTAACAAATGAACCTTTTATTTCAGTAAGGTTACAAGTCTTTAAAAATTTAAAGACAATGTCTACTTCTTCGTTGGACTTTAAATTTCCATGTCTTATATAGACAATTCCTTCTGTCTTTTCTGGTGGATATCGAAGAGAATTTGTAAAGTGATAGTCTCTGGTTATAAGAATTGCCTTTTCCTTAATAGCCATTTCATAAATACTTTGGTCCTTTATAGAGGCATATTCTTCAGCTATTGCAATAACGTTATATCCTAGCGCCCTTAATTTCCTTACAACACTAAAGCTTACATTTTCATCAACTATAAATTTCATAAAGCCACAACTTTTTCTGTAGCAAGATAGGAGGCATATTCAAGACAAGCTAAAATATCCT
This region includes:
- a CDS encoding DUF5615 family PIN-like protein; protein product: MKFIVDENVSFSVVRKLRALGYNVIAIAEEYASIKDQSIYEMAIKEKAILITRDYHFTNSLRYPPEKTEGIVYIRHGNLKSNEEVDIVFKFLKTCNLTEIKGSFVTLYKKSLKIRPPRTR